The following proteins come from a genomic window of Musa acuminata AAA Group cultivar baxijiao chromosome BXJ1-7, Cavendish_Baxijiao_AAA, whole genome shotgun sequence:
- the LOC135678188 gene encoding sister chromatid cohesion 1 protein 4-like isoform X2: MFYSQFILAKKGPLGTIWIAAHLERKLRKNQVADTDIGVSVDSILCPDVPIALRLSSHLLLGVVRIYSRKVNYLFHDCSEALLKIKQAFRSAAVDLPPEESTAPYHSITLPETFHLDDFELPDSGDFVDHHVSTKEQITLQDTVGGMEFSSMQFGSDERFGDGIDSQIGLDIDELQDLFLDKHPSHEHTSVAGSDECGMLQGQSSSSMLVTEMGIDKDQGGSVKGYNIQTSNLNEAFSPNDHNVDQIGHSSIADVPNLESTYCAHAPLTPGLMGEAISTPIPESPALSPHIKHSPSFGEEDLKTDGGLVHMSTMEPELSHVPQVVSSPTVLLEEAQQIAGLGEHCEQESTDDFQIKFVAEEAKDLSCDDQNLDNGENTFPDISQMEGLVSSSCSLEASNSEVPQDKSPVETGVVTATSEASTENLLAPAVTSATKISSLGVEAQPSSNQDLEVVVDPCPQTSLHLRASSSESNQANTHSLENLEPVQDAPEASLEDLCVPSQMPVREKALHSIECIENQGSVPVVGNTNEISVDLSSKDTELDRLNCSSSPEKMLLAPTSDVDQAKELSQLTVDKGVTESDGSVGRISSLSGRKRHLIDSALVLPNGSSAKMSGRKPFRRSTESIPDDDDLLASILVGKRTPLLRIGPTPPLPKATSLKRPRATPKLGMLKKVLLDDITVLHADAIRQQLMHTEDIRRVRRKAPCTHPEIWMIQKSSADDEIFIEPITTGMSVELSALHSQVYDYVADHLNSCAELLKESNYSRRSGIIREADEKETADPTVPNSTGFGRQESPGVSVSTEVGSSMIAYNSDAQEHLQSRAGLPQLEALGNNTPCTVVTTDINERERNDKAPADGLATGENDPEDASAMEERGSVDVVIPSDPQDVCFEIENECSHSLVSTLDSCLPQVDENLPEGRLTVMLDVSSSQDMIQEVGEPTDKAMQEKGQLGNRLENEAIAHIVMDNKEVSIPDISFSEGSEIAGVSSLKPNSDIQNIPSLVGENSCLLEFNLAGSGESPVDFNTAKECSDFCSAIGGNGTEFLNADDEADYNEEADDALNPEEAQSLENSGWSSRTRGVARYLKNLFEGESGRVRKSLAMDHIVAGRSRKEASRMFFETLVLKTKDYIHVEQENPFSYVNIEPRSNLLKSEF, translated from the exons ATTCAATTCTTTGTCCTGATGTCCCAATTGCACTTCGGTTATCTAGCCATCTTCTGCTAGGTGTGGTGAGAATATATTCTAGGAAGGTGAACTATCTCTTCCATGATTGCAGTGAGGCTTTGCTCAAGATAAAACAGGCCTTCAGATCAGCAGCAGTAGATCTTCCTCCAGAAGAATCAACTGCTCCTTATCATTCAATAACCTTACCTGAAACTTTTCATCTCGATGATTTTGAGCTGCCTGATAGTGG tgacttTGTTGACCACCATGTCAGTACAAAAGAGCAGATTACACTTCAAGATACTGTTGGTGGCATGGAGTTTTCATCTATGCAATTTGGATCTGATG AAAGATTTGGTGATGGAATTGATTCTCAGATTGGCTTAGACATTGATGAA TTGCAGGACTTGTTCTTAGATAAGCATCCCTCGCATGAGCATACTTCAGTTGCAGGCTCAGATGAGTG CGGCATGCTTCAGGGTCAATCTTCATCTTCCATGCTTGTCACAGAGATGGGTATTGATAAAGACCAAGGAGGTTCTGTTAAAG GCTACAACATCCAGACTTCTAATCTCAATGAAGCATTTTCCCCCAACGATCATAATGTTGACCAAATTGGTCATAGTTCTATTGCTGATGTTCCAAATCTGGAATCAACATATTGTGCTCATGCTCCACTTACTCCTGGATTGATGGGAGAGGCTATTTCAACCCCTATACCTGAAAGTCCTGCTCTGAGTCCCCACATAAAACATTCACCTTCATTTGGTGAAGAAGACTTGAAGACTGATGGTGGCCTCGTACACATGTCAACTATGGAGCCTGAGTTATCACATGTTCCACAAGTGGTATCCTCTCCTACAGTTTTGTTGGAAGAAGCACAACAAATAGCTGGACTGGGTGAGCATTGTGAACAGGAGAGCACAGACGATTTTCAGATTAAATTTGTTGCAGAAGAAGCAAAAGATCTGTCATGTGACGATCAGAACCTTGATAATGGAGAGAACACATTTCCTGATATATCTCAGATGGAGGGCTTGGTATCTTCCAGTTGTTCTTTAGAAGCATCTAATTCTGAAGTTCCTCAAGACAAGTCTCCAGTTGAGACTGGAGTTGTAACCGCAACTTCTGAAGCATCAACTGAAAATCTATTGGCACCTGCAGTGACCTCAGCTACCAAAATTAGTTCGCTTGGGGTTGAAGCTCAGCCATCAAGTAATCAAGACCTTGAAGTAGTTGTTGACCCTTGCCCACAAACAAGTCTTCATTTGAGAGCTTCTAGTTCAGAATCAAATCAAGCGAACACACATTCTTTAGAGAATTTAGAACCAGTACAAGATGCTCCAGaagcttctcttgaagatctttgTGTCCCTTCACAAATGCCAGTGAGAGAGAAGGCACTGCATAGTATTGAATGTATCGAGAATCAAG GATCTGTCCCTGTAGTTGGCAACacaaatgagatatctgttgACCTTTCTTCGAAAGATACTGAGTTGGATCGGTTGAACTGTTCTTCAAGTCCTGAAAAGATGCTTTTAGCTCCGACAAGTGATGTTGACCAGGCAAAAGAATTAAGTCAGCTAACTGTAGATAAGGGAGTTACCGAGTCTGATGGAAGCGTTGGCAGAATTTCCAGTCTCTCTGGTAGGAAACGCCACCTAATAGACAGTGCACTAGTTCTGCCAAATGGTAGTTCAGCCAAAATGTCTGGCAGAAAACCATTTAGAAGAAGCACAGAATCTAttcctgatgatgatgatttgttgGCATCTATATTAG TAGGAAAGAGGACTCCACTCTTGAGGATTGGTCCCACTCCACCTCTGCCAAAAGCAACTTCTCTAAAACGGCCTAGAGCAACGCCCAAATTAGGCATGCTGAAGAAAGTGCTGTTGGATGATATTACAGTCTTACATGCTGA TGCAATTCGGCAACAGCTAATGCACACTGAAGATATACGACGCGTACGAAGGAAAGCACCCTGTACACATCCTGAAATTTGGATGATTCAGAAAAGTTCTGCAGATGATGAAATTTTCATTGAACCTATTACTACTG GTATGTCTGTGGAGCTGAGTGCCCTGCACTCTCAAGTATACGATTATGTAGCAGACCACCTCAATTCTTGTGCAGAGCTGTTGAAAGAATCCAACTATTCTAGAAGGTCAGGCATCATCAGGGAAGCTGATGAGAAAGAAACAGCTGATCCAACAGTGCCAAATAGCACTGGTTTTGGAAGGCAGGAATCACCTGGTGTATCTGTGTCAACTGAAGTTGGGAGTAGCATGATTGCTTATAACAGTGATGCTCAAGAACATTTACAATCCCGAGCTGGCCTACCTCAACTTGAGGCTTTAGGCAATAATACACCATGTACAGTGGTAACAACAGATATAAATGAACGGGAAAGAAATGATAAAGCTCCCGCTGATGGCTTAGCGACTGGTGAGAATGATCCTGAAG ATGCATCAGCCATGGAGGAGAGGGGTTCGGTGGATGTGGTAATTCCAAGTGACCCTCAAGATGTTTGTTTTGAAATAGAGAATGAATGTAGTCATTCGTTGGTCTCTACACTAGATAGCTGTTTACCTCAAGTTGATGAAAATTTGCCAGAAGGCAGATTAACTGTCATGCTGGATGTGAGTTCTTCCCAGGATATGATCCAGGAAGTTGGTGAACCAACTGACAAGGCTATGCAGGAAAAAGGCCAACTTGGTAACAGACTGGAGAATGAAGCTATTGCACACATAGTTATGGATAATAAAGAAGTTTCTATTCCCGATATTAGCTTTTCAGAAGGATCTGAGATAGCTGGTGTATCCTCGCTCAAACCAAATAGTGACATCCAAAATATTCCTTCATTAGTGGGAGAAAATTCTTGTTTGCTGGAATTTAACCTTGCCGGCAGTGGAGAAAGCCCCGTGGACTTCAATACTGCAAAAGAGTGTAGT GACTTTTGCAGTGCAATTGGTGGCAATGGTACAG AGTTTCTTAATGCAGATGATGAAGCAGACTATAATGAAGAAGCAGATGATGCACTGAATCCTGAAGAGGCCCAATCACTTGAAAATAGCGGTTGGTCTTCCAGGACAAG AGGTGTTGCGAGATACTTAAAAAATTTGTTCGAGGGAGAATCCGGACGTGTGAGAAAAAGCCTTGCTATGGACCACATCGTAGCTGGAAGAAGTCGCAAAGAAGCATCAAGGATGTTCTTTGAGACTTTG GTCCTGAAAACAAAGGATTATATACATGTTGAACAGGAGAACCCTTTTTCGTATGTCAACATAGAACCTAGATCGAACCTCCTCAAGTCGGAGTTCTAA
- the LOC135678188 gene encoding sister chromatid cohesion 1 protein 4-like isoform X1, whose product MFYSQFILAKKGPLGTIWIAAHLERKLRKNQVADTDIGVSVDSILCPDVPIALRLSSHLLLGVVRIYSRKVNYLFHDCSEALLKIKQAFRSAAVDLPPEESTAPYHSITLPETFHLDDFELPDSGDFVDHHVSTKEQITLQDTVGGMEFSSMQFGSDERFGDGIDSQIGLDIDELQDLFLDKHPSHEHTSVAGSDECGMLQGQSSSSMLVTEMGIDKDQGGSVKGYNIQTSNLNEAFSPNDHNVDQIGHSSIADVPNLESTYCAHAPLTPGLMGEAISTPIPESPALSPHIKHSPSFGEEDLKTDGGLVHMSTMEPELSHVPQVVSSPTVLLEEAQQIAGLGEHCEQESTDDFQIKFVAEEAKDLSCDDQNLDNGENTFPDISQMEGLVSSSCSLEASNSEVPQDKSPVETGVVTATSEASTENLLAPAVTSATKISSLGVEAQPSSNQDLEVVVDPCPQTSLHLRASSSESNQANTHSLENLEPVQDAPEASLEDLCVPSQMPVREKALHSIECIENQGSVPVVGNTNEISVDLSSKDTELDRLNCSSSPEKMLLAPTSDVDQAKELSQLTVDKGVTESDGSVGRISSLSGRKRHLIDSALVLPNGSSAKMSGRKPFRRSTESIPDDDDLLASILVGKRTPLLRIGPTPPLPKATSLKRPRATPKLGMLKKVLLDDITVLHADAIRQQLMHTEDIRRVRRKAPCTHPEIWMIQKSSADDEIFIEPITTGMSVELSALHSQVYDYVADHLNSCAELLKESNYSRRSGIIREADEKETADPTVPNSTGFGRQESPGVSVSTEVGSSMIAYNSDAQEHLQSRAGLPQLEALGNNTPCTVVTTDINERERNDKAPADGLATGENDPEGRSVDKKMPTVLDSDTMIDVEVECAATDASAMEERGSVDVVIPSDPQDVCFEIENECSHSLVSTLDSCLPQVDENLPEGRLTVMLDVSSSQDMIQEVGEPTDKAMQEKGQLGNRLENEAIAHIVMDNKEVSIPDISFSEGSEIAGVSSLKPNSDIQNIPSLVGENSCLLEFNLAGSGESPVDFNTAKECSDFCSAIGGNGTEFLNADDEADYNEEADDALNPEEAQSLENSGWSSRTRGVARYLKNLFEGESGRVRKSLAMDHIVAGRSRKEASRMFFETLVLKTKDYIHVEQENPFSYVNIEPRSNLLKSEF is encoded by the exons ATTCAATTCTTTGTCCTGATGTCCCAATTGCACTTCGGTTATCTAGCCATCTTCTGCTAGGTGTGGTGAGAATATATTCTAGGAAGGTGAACTATCTCTTCCATGATTGCAGTGAGGCTTTGCTCAAGATAAAACAGGCCTTCAGATCAGCAGCAGTAGATCTTCCTCCAGAAGAATCAACTGCTCCTTATCATTCAATAACCTTACCTGAAACTTTTCATCTCGATGATTTTGAGCTGCCTGATAGTGG tgacttTGTTGACCACCATGTCAGTACAAAAGAGCAGATTACACTTCAAGATACTGTTGGTGGCATGGAGTTTTCATCTATGCAATTTGGATCTGATG AAAGATTTGGTGATGGAATTGATTCTCAGATTGGCTTAGACATTGATGAA TTGCAGGACTTGTTCTTAGATAAGCATCCCTCGCATGAGCATACTTCAGTTGCAGGCTCAGATGAGTG CGGCATGCTTCAGGGTCAATCTTCATCTTCCATGCTTGTCACAGAGATGGGTATTGATAAAGACCAAGGAGGTTCTGTTAAAG GCTACAACATCCAGACTTCTAATCTCAATGAAGCATTTTCCCCCAACGATCATAATGTTGACCAAATTGGTCATAGTTCTATTGCTGATGTTCCAAATCTGGAATCAACATATTGTGCTCATGCTCCACTTACTCCTGGATTGATGGGAGAGGCTATTTCAACCCCTATACCTGAAAGTCCTGCTCTGAGTCCCCACATAAAACATTCACCTTCATTTGGTGAAGAAGACTTGAAGACTGATGGTGGCCTCGTACACATGTCAACTATGGAGCCTGAGTTATCACATGTTCCACAAGTGGTATCCTCTCCTACAGTTTTGTTGGAAGAAGCACAACAAATAGCTGGACTGGGTGAGCATTGTGAACAGGAGAGCACAGACGATTTTCAGATTAAATTTGTTGCAGAAGAAGCAAAAGATCTGTCATGTGACGATCAGAACCTTGATAATGGAGAGAACACATTTCCTGATATATCTCAGATGGAGGGCTTGGTATCTTCCAGTTGTTCTTTAGAAGCATCTAATTCTGAAGTTCCTCAAGACAAGTCTCCAGTTGAGACTGGAGTTGTAACCGCAACTTCTGAAGCATCAACTGAAAATCTATTGGCACCTGCAGTGACCTCAGCTACCAAAATTAGTTCGCTTGGGGTTGAAGCTCAGCCATCAAGTAATCAAGACCTTGAAGTAGTTGTTGACCCTTGCCCACAAACAAGTCTTCATTTGAGAGCTTCTAGTTCAGAATCAAATCAAGCGAACACACATTCTTTAGAGAATTTAGAACCAGTACAAGATGCTCCAGaagcttctcttgaagatctttgTGTCCCTTCACAAATGCCAGTGAGAGAGAAGGCACTGCATAGTATTGAATGTATCGAGAATCAAG GATCTGTCCCTGTAGTTGGCAACacaaatgagatatctgttgACCTTTCTTCGAAAGATACTGAGTTGGATCGGTTGAACTGTTCTTCAAGTCCTGAAAAGATGCTTTTAGCTCCGACAAGTGATGTTGACCAGGCAAAAGAATTAAGTCAGCTAACTGTAGATAAGGGAGTTACCGAGTCTGATGGAAGCGTTGGCAGAATTTCCAGTCTCTCTGGTAGGAAACGCCACCTAATAGACAGTGCACTAGTTCTGCCAAATGGTAGTTCAGCCAAAATGTCTGGCAGAAAACCATTTAGAAGAAGCACAGAATCTAttcctgatgatgatgatttgttgGCATCTATATTAG TAGGAAAGAGGACTCCACTCTTGAGGATTGGTCCCACTCCACCTCTGCCAAAAGCAACTTCTCTAAAACGGCCTAGAGCAACGCCCAAATTAGGCATGCTGAAGAAAGTGCTGTTGGATGATATTACAGTCTTACATGCTGA TGCAATTCGGCAACAGCTAATGCACACTGAAGATATACGACGCGTACGAAGGAAAGCACCCTGTACACATCCTGAAATTTGGATGATTCAGAAAAGTTCTGCAGATGATGAAATTTTCATTGAACCTATTACTACTG GTATGTCTGTGGAGCTGAGTGCCCTGCACTCTCAAGTATACGATTATGTAGCAGACCACCTCAATTCTTGTGCAGAGCTGTTGAAAGAATCCAACTATTCTAGAAGGTCAGGCATCATCAGGGAAGCTGATGAGAAAGAAACAGCTGATCCAACAGTGCCAAATAGCACTGGTTTTGGAAGGCAGGAATCACCTGGTGTATCTGTGTCAACTGAAGTTGGGAGTAGCATGATTGCTTATAACAGTGATGCTCAAGAACATTTACAATCCCGAGCTGGCCTACCTCAACTTGAGGCTTTAGGCAATAATACACCATGTACAGTGGTAACAACAGATATAAATGAACGGGAAAGAAATGATAAAGCTCCCGCTGATGGCTTAGCGACTGGTGAGAATGATCCTGAAGGTAGGTCAGTTGATAAGAAAATGCCTACAGTTTTGGATAGTGATACCATGATCGATGTTGAAGTTGAATGTGCTGCTACAGATGCATCAGCCATGGAGGAGAGGGGTTCGGTGGATGTGGTAATTCCAAGTGACCCTCAAGATGTTTGTTTTGAAATAGAGAATGAATGTAGTCATTCGTTGGTCTCTACACTAGATAGCTGTTTACCTCAAGTTGATGAAAATTTGCCAGAAGGCAGATTAACTGTCATGCTGGATGTGAGTTCTTCCCAGGATATGATCCAGGAAGTTGGTGAACCAACTGACAAGGCTATGCAGGAAAAAGGCCAACTTGGTAACAGACTGGAGAATGAAGCTATTGCACACATAGTTATGGATAATAAAGAAGTTTCTATTCCCGATATTAGCTTTTCAGAAGGATCTGAGATAGCTGGTGTATCCTCGCTCAAACCAAATAGTGACATCCAAAATATTCCTTCATTAGTGGGAGAAAATTCTTGTTTGCTGGAATTTAACCTTGCCGGCAGTGGAGAAAGCCCCGTGGACTTCAATACTGCAAAAGAGTGTAGT GACTTTTGCAGTGCAATTGGTGGCAATGGTACAG AGTTTCTTAATGCAGATGATGAAGCAGACTATAATGAAGAAGCAGATGATGCACTGAATCCTGAAGAGGCCCAATCACTTGAAAATAGCGGTTGGTCTTCCAGGACAAG AGGTGTTGCGAGATACTTAAAAAATTTGTTCGAGGGAGAATCCGGACGTGTGAGAAAAAGCCTTGCTATGGACCACATCGTAGCTGGAAGAAGTCGCAAAGAAGCATCAAGGATGTTCTTTGAGACTTTG GTCCTGAAAACAAAGGATTATATACATGTTGAACAGGAGAACCCTTTTTCGTATGTCAACATAGAACCTAGATCGAACCTCCTCAAGTCGGAGTTCTAA